The genomic segment CCGCCCCTCCCATGAGGCGGGCCTCGTGTAGTGCGGATGGTCCAGCATGCCGCGGTAAAAGGAGTCCTCGGCGACCGCCTCGCCTCGCCCCACCACTCCGGGCACCAAGCGGGACATGGCATCGACGATGGCCATCGCGGGGATCTCCCCGCCGGTCAGGACACAGTCCCCCACCGTAACCTCGAGGTCGACCTCACGCTCCACAAGACGCTCGTCCAACCCCTCGTAGTGACCGCAGAGGATAACCACATGCTCCTGGCGCGCGAGGGACTCGACGATCTCCTGGGTCAGGACGCAGCCCTGAGGCGAGGGGTAGACCACAAACGGGTCCCCTTCCCCCAGCTCCCCGGCGGCGCGCAGGGCGTCCGCCAACGGGGGTGCGGCCAAGACCATCCCCCCGGAACCGAAGGCATAGTCGTCGATCTGGCGATACCCCCCCCGACCGAACTCCCTGAGGTCGACGAGGTCCACGCGAACGAGCCCCTGCTTCACGGCCCGTCCCAGGATGCTCGTCGAGAGAAAGTCCCCGAAGAACTCGGGAAAGGCGGTCACGATCGTGACGTGCATCAGTCCCAGAGGCCCTCGATCAGGGAAATGCGAATCCGCCCCAGATCGAGGTCGATGTCCCGGACAAATTCTTCCACCGCCGGGACATAGTGCACCCGGCCATCCAATCCCAATATCTCATAGGTCTCGCTCGTACCGGCCGTGAGGATGTCCTTCACCGTCCCCAGGGGGCGGCCCTCCAGATCCTCGACCCTCAGGCCGATGAGGTCGTCGATCCAGAAGTGCCCCTCCGGCAGCTCGACGCGATCCTCCGCATCGATGAGGACCAGAGCCCCCGACAGGGCCGCAGCCTCGTCCCGGTCCCCGAGATCGCTCTCCAGGATGAGGCTGTCCTTCCCCTCGTTGAAGCGAATCCGCCTCACGTTCAGCGTGGACAGCAGGACGCCCTCCCTGTAGAGGTCCAGGGAGTCCATCTCCTGAAAACGCTCGGGAAAGTCGGTCAGGGGAACGATCGTCAACTCCCCTCGAACGCCATGAGGCGAGGAGACGCGCCCAATCACCACCTTCCCGTCGGGGAGGTTCGAGGCCGGGACGGATCCTGCCCGTTCATTCCTCGACGATGTCGACATCCACCTTTTCTCCAGCTTTGACGGCGGCCGCTTTGGCCAGGAGCCGAATCGCGTTTATCGTGGCCCCCCGTTTTCCGATAATGCGTCCGACATCCTCATGAGCGACGCGAATCATGACCTTGGTAGCATTTTCTTCCTCTCCACTCTCAACGCTAACGGCATCCGGCTGCGTTACGAGGTATTTGACGATAAATTCGACGAGCTCCTTATAGTTGACCATTGCGGCACCTCCTATTTTTTGTTCGGATATGTGAGACAGATATGGTACGAAACCAGGCCGCTGTCAGGTCCAGGGGGCAACGGCCAATACCCGGAAAAGTTCCCCGGACCCCGTCTGAGAAGCGGGAGCTAGTGGGCTTTCGCGCTCTCGAACTTCTCCCAGATCCCCTGTTTCTTCAAAAGTCCTCTGGCCGTATCCGAGGGCTGGGCCCCGACGCTCAGCCAATACAGCGCGCGCTCCTCGTCGATGGCCACGGCCGCCGGGTCGGTCATGGGGTTGTAGGTCCCGATCAACTCGATGAACCGGCCGTCCCTGGGCGAACGCGAGTCCGCAACCACCAGCCTGTAAAACGGAGCTTTCTTCCTGCCCAGACGCGACAAACGAATTCGTACCGCCATATACTACACCTCCTGCAAGCTTTGAGAAAACTGAAAAAAACAAGAAAATTACCCCCCTGAGGGGGAAAGTCGAAGGGGAAGACTCCCCGTCGTTCTCCTGAAAAATACGCTTAGAAAAAACGCCCCCGCCTCCCGAAGAGGGAGCGGAGATTGAACCCTTTGCCCCCCGAGGAAAAGGTCTTGAAGAGCTTTTTCATCTGTTCGTACTGTGCCAGCAGCTGATTGACCATCTGGACGGAGGTCCCCGATCCCATGGCGATACGCCTGCGCCTCGATCCCTTGATGATTTTCGGGTTGAGCCGTTCCGAGCGCGTCATGGACTGAATGATGGCCTTGTTGCGGCGAATGACCGAGTCGTCCATCTGCGAGGCGTCCATCCCCTTGATGCGGCTGAACCCGGGCACCATCTCCATCACCTTGCCCAAGGGCCCCATCTTCTCGATCTGCTGGAACTGAAGCAGCAGGGTCTCCAGGGTGAAGTGCCTGTCCTTGAGGCTCTCCGCAATCTGGGCGGTCTCCTCCACCCCCGCGGCCTGAACCTTTTCGAGCAGCCCCTGGATATCCCCCATCCCCATGATGCGGCTGGCCATGCGCCGGGAATCGAAGACCTCGAGCGCATCCGTCCCCTCTCCGACGCCGGCGAACTTGACGGGAATCCCCGTTGCGGCCCGTATGGCCAGGGCGCTTCCTCCCCGGGCATCGCCGTCCAGCTTGGTCAGGACCAGGCCCGTCAGGCTCAGGAGCTCATGGAACGACCGCGCGACGTTCACCGCCTCCTGCCCCATCATGGCGTCGACCACCAGCAACTTCTCCTGAGGGGGCAGGACCCCGGCGACGGCGCCGAGCTCCTCCATCAGGTCCCCGTCGACATGAAGGCGTCCGGCCGTGTCCAACAGGATGACGTCGTGCAGGCGGGAGGCCGCATAATCGGCCGCTTCGCGCACGACCTTCAGGACATCCTGTCCCCCGTCCGCAGGGCCGAAGAAAGCGACCTTGGACTGCTCGGCCAGGACTCTCAGCTGCTCGACGGCGGCGGGACGGCGAAGATCGCAGGCCACGACCAGAGGATTGTGGGAGTCCTTGAGACGCCGGGCCAGCTTGACGGTCGTCGTCGTCTTTCCGCTCCCCTGCAGGCCCGCCATCAGGATGACAGTCGGCGGCTTCGAGGCGATGGTCAAGGGGGCCGGCTCCCCCATGAGGGCGATCAGTTCCTCGTAGACGACGGTCGAGACATGCTGCGCCGCCGAGATGGACTCCAGGACGTCGAGCTGGACCGCCCGCACCCTGATCCTCTCGATCAGATCTCGGACGACCTTGAAGTCGACGTCCGCCTCCAGGAGCGACTTGCGGATCTCGCGCAGCGCGAGATCGACATCGGCCTCGGACAGCTTGCCCTTGCCGCGCAGTCGGGAGAACGCGGACTCCAGCTTCGATCTCAGGGATTCAAACATCCGTATATCGCCTCAGGCTTTCCTCCAGCTCGCGGATACGCCCTTCCAGGCGCTCGACGATCTCGGCAAATTTCAGGTCGCGCTCTATGGCGTCCAGACGGTCCATCGTGCGGCGGACCAGAATATGGACGGCCTGACGCGTGATTCCAAGGGACTTCGCCACCTCGGCCGGAGCGAGATCGGAAAAATGGAGCATCTCGTAGACATCCCTCTGCCGCTCCGTCAGGAGGGGGGAATAGAGATCGTAAAGCGCATTGAAACGCATCCGGCGCTCCAGGCGCTCCTTGTCGTCGTCCCAGCCATTCACGCCGCATCCACTCCCCGACCGTGACAGCAAGCCAATGCTCTCATGAACTCAGGCATTATAGGAAGACGCCGAAACTTTGTCAAGCATTTTTGTTTTACAGTTTTACATCGAAGATTCGGAGCCCTTCGGCTCCAGGAGGACCGCGAAAGCGGCGAAGATGACGACGAAGGAGGCGTACCATAGAAGCCAATCCACGCCGAGCGGCAAGGCCGGCTCCCGGACGTCCCTAAGGAACCATCGAGCGAAGAAAGCGTAGGCCATGCCCAAAAGGCAGGGATAAAGGGCCCCCAGCTTCCGCCCGGCCCGCAGCGCAAAGACATGAAAGCGAATGCCCCAGAACGACAGCCAAAAAAGGGGGCCCCAGATCACCCCCTGCAGGAGGGCCTTCAGCACCCCACGTCCATTACCCAGATTTTCGAGCCTCAGCCACCCCGAAAGCCCTAGGAGAAAGAGGCTGCCCAGGACCAACAGAGAAACCCCGGAGCGCTCAAAATACTCCTCCACCTTCATCTCCCGCTCGCGGCTATGGGAAGCCCGCCTGCGGGGAGCGTGCCCGAGGACCCTCACCTGCTCGACCTTCACCCGATCAAGAGGATCGACGGATGGAGGGGGAGAGGAAGGCGCCGCACCGGGCCCCCTCCAGGCAGAAAACGGAGGGTTGCCCTCCATAAGGTTCCAGACCCCCCGGCTCCGGTCGTATTCCCTGCGGGCCACGGCATCGCCCAGCACCCCCCAGGCCTCGAGGATATCCTCGAAACGACGGGTCACGGAGGGGTCGGGGTTCACGTCGGGAGCATAGAGCCTGGCCATCCTCCGGAAGGCCGCCTTGATCTCGTCGTGAGGGGCCGTCTCGGAGACGTTCAAGATCGAGTAATAATTTTTGAAGCTGTCCATACCCCTTCCCCCTTCTACCGTACGCTTCCCCCGGCATCCCGCCTCAGGATGCCGCGCCTCTCGAGCGAACGCATCAGGGGAAGCCCTATCAAAAAACAGGCCCCCGCCTCGCCCAGCCCGACATACAGGCAGGTCGCCGCGAGAGGGGTTCCAACGAGAACATGCAGCATTCCCCCGATCAACAACATATTCACAAGCACCGGAGGCAGCGCGGCCATCCAGAGGCGGGGCATCCGGCGCGTCAGTAACGCTGCCAGCAGCGTCGCCCCCGTCCCAACGATCACGTCGACCGCCCCGTACCCTCCGAACAGATTGGCGATCAGGCAGCCCGCGGCCAGCCCCGGGACTGCCTCGGGCAGGAAATAGGGCAGAAGCGTCAGCCCCTCGGAGAAGCGAAGCTGAACCGGCCCGTAGGAGAGAGGCGCGAGGAGCACGGTCAAAGCGGCATACAGGGCGGCGACCATGCCCCCCAAGGCCAGATTCCTGAGTTTCATCAAACAACGGCTCCTTGACAATACATTTTATTATTCCTGTGGGAACGAACGCCGCCCCAACAGCGCCCCCCTGTCGTCCTTTCCCTCCAGCAGGGGGACGAAACGGCAATAATCATACCAGGTATCCGCGTACCCGGAATCCCCCTTGCGGCGCACGAGGAGCCTCTGCCCTCCCGTCATCACGTCCTGCGGCACGACCAGGCGCCCTCCCGGCGCCAGTTGGTCCTCCCACGCCGGCTCGACGCGCTCCGAGGCCGCCGTGACGATGACGCGGTCAAAGGGCGCGGCCTCCGCCCATCCCAGACGCCCGTCTCCGTGGAAGACCTTCACGCCGAACCCCATGTCGGAAAGGAGCTTCTGCGCCCGCTTCGCCAGGAGGTCGACGCGCTCCACCGACCAGACGTCGAGTCCCATGGAGGCCAGGACCGCTGACTGGTATCCCGATCCGGTCCCGATCTCCAGGACCTTCATCCCCTTTTCCGCCTCCAGGAGCTCCGTCATCTTCGCCACCATGTAGGGCTGGGAGATCGTCTGCCGTCTCCCTATCGGCAGCGGCCTGTCGATGTAGGCGTCCTCCGCGTACCGGATCGGGACGAAAAGGTGCCTCGGAACCGAGGCCATGGCCTTAAGAACCTCCTCGTTCCGGATATTCCGGGGAATCAGCTGGGACTCCACCATATCGCGGGCCGCCGAACGCCAATCCTGCATCGTCCACCCTCCTCACGGGGAACGGACACCCCTTCGCCCCAAGGTCACTCCGCCCACACGGTCACGGTGGGGAATCCCTCACGGGAATGCCCGATACCAAAACGGGGCGCAAGAACCTGCCCCAAAGCCTCCGTGGAGGCGGCGCTCACCCAAAGGGGCAGGTTGGGCTCCCCAGGGTCCATGACGAAAAAACCGGCATCCTCCAGGGTGCGGAGGAGTTCCCCGCGGTCCCCGCCACGGGACGGCTCGATCTGCACCAGCACCCCGAACGGGGGAAGCCCCAATTCCCTGCGGCTGTCCAGCTCGTCGCGCCAGAACCCCCCCCAGCCCCGGGCCAGGATATCCCGCCACCCGGCCCCGGAACGGCGGCTCTGGACCAACACGAGGCGCTCCTTCGCAGCCCCCGCCGGGCGGCCCCGCCAACAGGACTCCCAAAGCATGCTGAAAACCTGGAACCGCGCACCGTACTCGGGCCTCCGAAGCTCGGCCTCCAGGTCCAGCCATGCGGCCAGGCCCACGTCCAGCTTATCGCAGAGCGCCAGAGCGCCGCGCGTCCCCAGGATCAGGGACGCACCGCTCCCCTTCCCGTGCTCTGCCTCCTCGCTCGGGAGGACCGGATAGCCGCGGATGAGG from the uncultured Fretibacterium sp. genome contains:
- the rimM gene encoding ribosome maturation factor RimM (Essential for efficient processing of 16S rRNA), which translates into the protein MSTSSRNERAGSVPASNLPDGKVVIGRVSSPHGVRGELTIVPLTDFPERFQEMDSLDLYREGVLLSTLNVRRIRFNEGKDSLILESDLGDRDEAAALSGALVLIDAEDRVELPEGHFWIDDLIGLRVEDLEGRPLGTVKDILTAGTSETYEILGLDGRVHYVPAVEEFVRDIDLDLGRIRISLIEGLWD
- a CDS encoding KH domain-containing protein translates to MVNYKELVEFIVKYLVTQPDAVSVESGEEENATKVMIRVAHEDVGRIIGKRGATINAIRLLAKAAAVKAGEKVDVDIVEE
- the rpsP gene encoding 30S ribosomal protein S16, encoding MAVRIRLSRLGRKKAPFYRLVVADSRSPRDGRFIELIGTYNPMTDPAAVAIDEERALYWLSVGAQPSDTARGLLKKQGIWEKFESAKAH
- the ffh gene encoding signal recognition particle protein — protein: MFESLRSKLESAFSRLRGKGKLSEADVDLALREIRKSLLEADVDFKVVRDLIERIRVRAVQLDVLESISAAQHVSTVVYEELIALMGEPAPLTIASKPPTVILMAGLQGSGKTTTTVKLARRLKDSHNPLVVACDLRRPAAVEQLRVLAEQSKVAFFGPADGGQDVLKVVREAADYAASRLHDVILLDTAGRLHVDGDLMEELGAVAGVLPPQEKLLVVDAMMGQEAVNVARSFHELLSLTGLVLTKLDGDARGGSALAIRAATGIPVKFAGVGEGTDALEVFDSRRMASRIMGMGDIQGLLEKVQAAGVEETAQIAESLKDRHFTLETLLLQFQQIEKMGPLGKVMEMVPGFSRIKGMDASQMDDSVIRRNKAIIQSMTRSERLNPKIIKGSRRRRIAMGSGTSVQMVNQLLAQYEQMKKLFKTFSSGGKGFNLRSLFGRRGRFF
- a CDS encoding sigma factor-like helix-turn-helix DNA-binding protein, which codes for MNGWDDDKERLERRMRFNALYDLYSPLLTERQRDVYEMLHFSDLAPAEVAKSLGITRQAVHILVRRTMDRLDAIERDLKFAEIVERLEGRIRELEESLRRYTDV
- a CDS encoding J domain-containing protein; the protein is MDSFKNYYSILNVSETAPHDEIKAAFRRMARLYAPDVNPDPSVTRRFEDILEAWGVLGDAVARREYDRSRGVWNLMEGNPPFSAWRGPGAAPSSPPPSVDPLDRVKVEQVRVLGHAPRRRASHSREREMKVEEYFERSGVSLLVLGSLFLLGLSGWLRLENLGNGRGVLKALLQGVIWGPLFWLSFWGIRFHVFALRAGRKLGALYPCLLGMAYAFFARWFLRDVREPALPLGVDWLLWYASFVVIFAAFAVLLEPKGSESSM
- a CDS encoding QueT transporter family protein — its product is MKLRNLALGGMVAALYAALTVLLAPLSYGPVQLRFSEGLTLLPYFLPEAVPGLAAGCLIANLFGGYGAVDVIVGTGATLLAALLTRRMPRLWMAALPPVLVNMLLIGGMLHVLVGTPLAATCLYVGLGEAGACFLIGLPLMRSLERRGILRRDAGGSVR
- a CDS encoding protein-L-isoaspartate(D-aspartate) O-methyltransferase, with the translated sequence MQDWRSAARDMVESQLIPRNIRNEEVLKAMASVPRHLFVPIRYAEDAYIDRPLPIGRRQTISQPYMVAKMTELLEAEKGMKVLEIGTGSGYQSAVLASMGLDVWSVERVDLLAKRAQKLLSDMGFGVKVFHGDGRLGWAEAAPFDRVIVTAASERVEPAWEDQLAPGGRLVVPQDVMTGGQRLLVRRKGDSGYADTWYDYCRFVPLLEGKDDRGALLGRRSFPQE